In one window of Thermovenabulum gondwanense DNA:
- a CDS encoding ferrous iron transporter B, translated as MSEKALLRKDNIVVYDERIEMALKAIEENLKTNYNFSKRAIALLLLQGDEEITRHVKNREKTYDKIEEIIAKTKNLYKDPLQYVITLKRQEKANEIVRDVSMNTSGEKNFSFSDLLDKITMQPLTGVPILILILYFGLYKFVGQFGAGTLVDFIEGNIFETYINPLINNLVATYVPVKSIQELLAFDYGIITLGIRYAVAIILPIVGTFFFVFSIIEDTGYLPRLAMLIDRVFKSIGLSGRAVIPMTLGFGCDTMATLVSRTLETKRERVIATLLLALAIPCSAQLGVILSLLSQKPLGLIIWMGFVSLIFLIVGYLSAQVLPGEKPHFYMELPPLRMPKLSNIIEKTVSRMQWYFLEIVPLFVLASVLIWFGKITGLFDSLIKLLSPVMNLLGLPPQTAEAFLFGFFRRDYGAAGLYDLQKSGILNGPQLVVASVTLTLFVPCIAQFSIMIKERGFKTAMAIVGFIIPFAFLSGFTLNLIFRLLGVNF; from the coding sequence ATGTCAGAAAAAGCGCTGCTTAGAAAAGATAATATAGTTGTTTACGATGAAAGGATAGAAATGGCATTAAAGGCGATAGAAGAAAATTTAAAAACAAACTATAATTTTTCAAAAAGGGCTATTGCACTTCTTTTGCTTCAAGGGGACGAAGAAATTACCAGGCATGTAAAAAATAGAGAAAAAACCTACGATAAAATAGAAGAGATCATTGCAAAAACAAAGAATTTATACAAAGACCCCCTGCAGTATGTCATAACTTTAAAAAGGCAGGAAAAGGCAAATGAAATAGTTCGGGATGTGAGCATGAATACGTCCGGGGAAAAGAATTTTTCTTTTTCCGACCTTCTGGATAAAATCACAATGCAGCCTCTGACCGGAGTTCCCATCCTCATACTGATTCTTTACTTTGGACTTTACAAATTTGTCGGGCAGTTTGGAGCGGGTACCCTGGTGGATTTTATTGAGGGCAATATTTTTGAAACTTATATAAATCCTTTAATAAATAATTTGGTGGCAACATACGTCCCGGTGAAAAGCATTCAAGAGCTTCTTGCCTTTGATTACGGCATCATCACCCTCGGGATCAGGTATGCGGTAGCAATAATTTTACCAATTGTAGGGACTTTCTTCTTTGTTTTTTCAATTATCGAAGATACCGGCTATTTACCCAGGCTTGCCATGTTAATTGACAGGGTATTTAAATCCATCGGTTTGAGCGGCAGAGCTGTAATACCGATGACTCTGGGTTTTGGATGCGATACAATGGCAACCTTGGTGAGCCGTACCTTAGAGACCAAAAGGGAAAGGGTCATTGCCACATTGCTGCTGGCTCTGGCAATTCCCTGTTCCGCTCAGCTGGGCGTAATACTCTCGCTTCTTTCGCAAAAGCCTCTGGGGCTTATAATCTGGATGGGTTTTGTGTCGTTGATCTTCCTTATTGTGGGTTATTTATCCGCTCAGGTGCTTCCGGGGGAAAAGCCGCACTTTTATATGGAACTGCCCCCCCTCAGGATGCCGAAGCTTTCAAATATAATTGAAAAAACTGTGTCAAGAATGCAGTGGTATTTTTTAGAAATAGTTCCGCTTTTCGTTTTAGCGAGTGTTTTAATCTGGTTTGGCAAAATTACCGGATTATTTGACAGTTTAATAAAGCTTTTATCTCCGGTCATGAACCTCCTGGGGTTACCTCCTCAGACGGCCGAAGCATTTTTGTTTGGATTTTTTAGAAGGGATTACGGAGCGGCGGGGTTATATGACCTTCAAAAATCGGGCATATTAAACGGGCCTCAGCTGGTGGTAGCTTCCGTTACCCTGACCTTATTTGTTCCATGTATAGCGCAGTTTTCCATAATGATAAAAGAACGGGGCTTCAAGACGGCCATGGCAATAGTAGGATTCATTATTCCCTTCGCCTTTTTATCTGGCTTTACCCTGAACCTGATTTTTAGATTGCTGGGAGTGAATTTTTAA
- a CDS encoding ECF transporter S component: MSDKIKKIAMMGLFLALTVVATSILKVPVPTFNLYFHLGETIIYLSALIFGGVPAAIIGGVGSSLADLLVGYPMWAPITLFIKGIEGFIAGSFAAKGRAIHGLIFAGLFMIASYATAAGIIYGVGAIPIEIAGDTLQVSVGALIAVFLYKRLKNLSFNDEEKF, from the coding sequence ATGAGCGATAAAATAAAGAAAATTGCCATGATGGGACTTTTTTTAGCATTGACGGTTGTAGCCACCTCAATTTTAAAAGTCCCGGTGCCTACCTTTAACCTATATTTTCATCTGGGCGAAACGATAATATACCTTTCAGCGTTAATTTTCGGAGGTGTGCCTGCGGCCATTATTGGAGGCGTGGGCTCATCCTTAGCAGATTTGCTGGTCGGATATCCCATGTGGGCTCCCATTACCCTGTTTATAAAAGGAATAGAAGGTTTTATAGCGGGAAGCTTTGCTGCCAAGGGCAGGGCAATACACGGCTTAATTTTTGCAGGTCTTTTTATGATTGCTTCCTATGCCACTGCAGCCGGAATAATATACGGTGTGGGGGCCATTCCTATTGAAATTGCCGGCGATACCCTGCAGGTTTCCGTGGGCGCCCTTATTGCGGTGTTTTTATATAAAAGGCTTAAAAACCTCTCCTTTAACGATGAAGAAAAATTTTAG
- a CDS encoding FeoB small GTPase domain-containing protein: MSCCHSGKNKKNIFGFIKGNKNTRNIDNSLKLHKKLVLVGNPNVGKSVIFNCLTGTYATVSNYPGTTVEIFKGACRINNVSFEVIDTPGMYSMIPITEEERVTRTLLLHEKADLVVHVVDAKNLQRMLPLTLQLIETGLPVMLVVNMMDEAEKLGIKIDIDKLSEILKIPVVGTAAALNRGIDILKRRVYEYVRKSAA, encoded by the coding sequence ATGAGCTGCTGCCATTCAGGGAAAAACAAAAAAAATATTTTTGGTTTTATTAAAGGCAATAAAAATACCAGAAACATAGATAATAGCCTTAAGTTGCATAAAAAACTGGTTCTCGTGGGTAATCCCAATGTAGGGAAAAGTGTAATATTTAATTGCTTAACGGGTACCTATGCCACCGTCTCCAATTATCCGGGTACAACGGTAGAAATTTTTAAAGGAGCCTGCAGGATAAACAATGTAAGTTTTGAAGTTATAGATACGCCGGGAATGTATTCCATGATACCCATAACGGAAGAAGAAAGGGTAACCAGAACACTTTTACTCCACGAAAAAGCGGATTTAGTGGTTCACGTAGTGGATGCAAAAAACCTCCAGCGGATGTTACCCCTGACCCTTCAGCTGATTGAGACCGGGCTCCCCGTTATGCTTGTGGTTAATATGATGGATGAGGCAGAAAAATTGGGAATAAAAATAGATATTGATAAACTATCGGAGATTTTAAAAATACCCGTCGTAGGCACCGCGGCTGCTTTAAACAGAGGAATAGATATTTTGAAAAGAAGGGTGTATGAATATGTCAGAAAAAGCGCTGCTTAG
- a CDS encoding MATE family efflux transporter, producing MKSDDRFSMDFTQGNIMKHLIKFSIPLFLGNILQTLYNTVDSIWVGKFLGPSALAAVSVSFPIIFLLISLVMGITMATTVLVGQYKGAQNYFMIRKTVNTSMFLLTISALVISVAGILLNKLILKLMNTPVELMEIASGYLNIILAGLIFTFAYNAVSAILRGLGDSKTPLVFLFYTTVINIILDPVFIFGIGPIPKMGVNGAALATVISQAISFFLAANYLNKNNHLFSINIRDFHYDKDITVKILKIGLPSGIQQTVVSIGMTAMMAIINTFGSLVVAAWGAASKIDSFAFLPSMSVGLATSSISAQNIGAGKYERVEELLKWASLLSLLISGTITLMIFTMPKLLLSMFTNDINVLMAGAGILKILGVSYIPFGFMWVTNGIIRGAGATFIPMVISIISLWLIRIPLAYYLSFHTALKSNGIWVAISVSAILSTLLSYAYYLSGKWKKRVIEEEVNEIKERLVEE from the coding sequence TTGAAAAGCGATGATAGATTTTCTATGGACTTTACTCAGGGGAATATAATGAAGCACCTGATAAAATTTTCAATTCCGCTTTTTCTCGGGAATATACTTCAAACATTGTACAATACGGTAGATTCCATATGGGTAGGTAAATTCCTCGGGCCGAGCGCCCTTGCTGCGGTTTCCGTGAGCTTCCCCATAATCTTCTTACTTATTTCTCTTGTAATGGGTATCACCATGGCGACGACGGTTTTGGTGGGGCAGTACAAGGGTGCACAAAATTATTTTATGATAAGGAAAACCGTCAATACTTCTATGTTTTTACTTACAATTTCGGCGCTGGTAATTTCTGTTGCGGGGATATTGCTGAATAAACTCATTTTAAAATTGATGAATACACCTGTGGAGCTTATGGAAATAGCATCGGGTTATCTAAATATTATTTTAGCGGGTTTGATTTTCACCTTTGCGTACAATGCGGTAAGTGCTATACTTAGAGGACTGGGGGATTCAAAAACACCCCTCGTATTCCTTTTTTATACTACTGTAATAAATATCATTCTTGACCCTGTATTTATATTCGGGATTGGCCCCATACCAAAAATGGGAGTGAATGGGGCGGCACTGGCAACGGTTATTTCTCAAGCCATATCCTTTTTTCTTGCGGCCAATTACTTAAATAAAAACAATCATCTTTTTTCAATTAATATTAGAGATTTTCATTACGATAAAGATATAACTGTAAAAATACTGAAAATAGGACTTCCTTCGGGGATTCAACAGACCGTTGTATCAATAGGAATGACTGCCATGATGGCAATAATAAATACCTTTGGCTCTCTGGTAGTTGCAGCATGGGGTGCTGCCAGTAAAATAGATTCTTTCGCCTTTTTACCTTCCATGTCAGTTGGTCTTGCCACGTCTTCCATTAGCGCTCAGAACATCGGTGCGGGAAAATACGAAAGGGTTGAGGAACTTTTAAAATGGGCAAGCCTTCTTTCTCTATTAATATCCGGAACCATTACTCTGATGATTTTTACAATGCCAAAGCTATTGCTTTCTATGTTTACAAATGATATAAATGTACTGATGGCAGGTGCTGGAATATTAAAAATCCTGGGGGTTTCTTACATTCCCTTCGGTTTTATGTGGGTAACCAACGGTATAATAAGAGGAGCTGGTGCCACTTTTATTCCCATGGTAATTTCGATAATTTCGCTCTGGTTGATCCGAATTCCATTGGCTTACTATTTATCCTTTCATACCGCTCTAAAAAGTAATGGCATTTGGGTGGCTATTTCGGTCAGTGCGATTCTAAGTACCCTTTTAAGCTATGCCTATTATTTATCCGGCAAATGGAAAAAAAGGGTTATTGAAGAGGAAGTTAATGAAATTAAAGAGAGATTGGTGGAGGAGTAG
- a CDS encoding AIR synthase-related protein, with protein MKIGKIPPEILSTAVYPFLGKKRKEVLLHSSFGEDCSVIDFGEKVAVLSSDPITGADKLGAYLSVFVACNDLAACGADPVGILVTLLFPENTYEATVRDVMENIHKACLKIGIEVLGGHSEVTASVNKTVISTTAIGFALKDNFVTSSGARPGDDVIITKYAGLEGTAILATDFENILSPIWDSKKIKKAQNLIEYISVIDEGKIASSLGISAMHDITEGGVLGAAYEVAKASGTGIEIYEDRVPLLDVTKEISNIFNINPLGLISSGSMLICARNGHRVVEALKKEGINAGIIGKITNDQKYRLIKNDSITEFSPLERDELFVAFENAKKMLKK; from the coding sequence ATTAAAATAGGCAAAATCCCTCCCGAAATCCTTTCAACTGCCGTTTACCCATTTTTGGGAAAAAAAAGAAAGGAAGTCCTTTTGCATTCTTCCTTTGGTGAAGATTGCTCGGTAATCGATTTTGGAGAAAAAGTGGCGGTTTTATCCTCCGATCCCATAACGGGTGCGGATAAACTCGGGGCATATCTTTCGGTCTTTGTGGCATGCAACGATCTGGCAGCATGCGGCGCCGATCCCGTAGGCATACTTGTTACCCTTCTTTTCCCTGAAAACACCTATGAGGCCACCGTCAGGGATGTGATGGAAAACATACATAAGGCCTGTTTGAAAATAGGCATCGAGGTGTTGGGCGGACATAGCGAGGTCACTGCCTCTGTTAATAAAACTGTAATTTCCACAACTGCCATCGGATTTGCTTTAAAGGATAATTTCGTTACTTCCTCGGGAGCAAGACCCGGAGATGATGTAATAATTACTAAATACGCCGGTCTGGAAGGTACCGCCATACTGGCTACCGATTTTGAAAACATTCTTTCGCCGATATGGGATAGCAAAAAAATTAAAAAGGCTCAGAACTTGATAGAATACATCAGCGTCATAGATGAGGGAAAAATTGCATCATCCCTGGGGATATCTGCCATGCACGATATAACGGAAGGCGGGGTTCTGGGTGCCGCATACGAGGTAGCAAAGGCTTCCGGTACCGGTATTGAAATATACGAAGATAGGGTTCCCCTCTTGGATGTAACGAAGGAAATTTCCAATATATTTAATATTAATCCCCTGGGTCTGATATCCAGCGGTTCGATGCTGATTTGCGCCAGAAACGGTCATAGGGTAGTGGAGGCTTTAAAGAAGGAAGGGATAAATGCCGGCATAATCGGGAAAATTACCAACGACCAAAAATACCGGCTAATTAAGAACGATTCGATAACGGAGTTTTCTCCCTTAGAAAGGGATGAACTCTTTGTGGCATTTGAAAACGCAAAAAAAATGCTAAAAAAATAG
- a CDS encoding FeoA family protein: MESREAKLSFLKVGEEATIVKIDAKDNKILKKLMALGVLPGLKVQLLQKFPTYVFKIGNTRIAADEEIAGSIIIMKNSAL, translated from the coding sequence ATGGAAAGTAGAGAGGCAAAACTTTCATTTTTAAAAGTTGGGGAGGAAGCTACAATAGTCAAAATAGATGCGAAAGATAATAAAATATTGAAAAAACTTATGGCTCTGGGGGTCCTCCCGGGACTTAAAGTCCAGCTTTTACAAAAGTTTCCCACATATGTGTTTAAAATCGGGAATACCAGGATTGCTGCCGATGAGGAAATCGCAGGAAGTATTATAATTATGAAAAATAGTGCTCTTTGA
- a CDS encoding MarR family winged helix-turn-helix transcriptional regulator yields MLSDFEVAHKMEEFNYVMKKWTKKFLKKYFSAKNLEVTPNQYPLLFILKEHGPVKMKELSEHMNITTGSLTVMVDRLIEKKLVERFYMPEDRRVVMVGLTEKGNEELENFKKVFIDYILEGVKRLSEKEKNDLIYCLDFIKNVLIEYY; encoded by the coding sequence ATGTTGAGTGATTTTGAAGTAGCGCATAAAATGGAAGAATTTAATTATGTTATGAAAAAATGGACGAAAAAATTTTTAAAGAAATATTTTTCCGCAAAAAATTTGGAAGTCACTCCAAATCAATACCCCCTGCTTTTTATATTAAAGGAACACGGGCCTGTAAAAATGAAAGAACTCAGCGAACATATGAATATAACTACCGGAAGCCTTACGGTGATGGTGGACAGGCTTATAGAAAAAAAGCTGGTGGAAAGATTTTATATGCCCGAGGATAGAAGGGTGGTAATGGTAGGCCTTACCGAAAAGGGTAATGAAGAGTTGGAGAATTTTAAAAAGGTATTTATAGACTATATCCTGGAAGGGGTAAAAAGATTATCGGAAAAGGAAAAAAACGATCTAATTTACTGTTTGGATTTTATAAAGAATGTTTTAATCGAGTATTATTAA